From the genome of Flavobacterium sediminis:
TGGTCAGAGCAATTGTCGGCACAATGGTGACTATAGGTTTAGGAAAAATTTCACTGAACGATTTCAGGTCTATTATAGAAAGTAAAAATCGAAGCAAAGCCGGTTTTTCTGTTCCGGCTCATGGTTTATATTTAGTAAAAGTAGCCTATCCTTATATAGGGAGCGGACAGTAATTAGAAGATGTTAGAACAAAATATGACGATAAAAAAAATAATAACAGGCTTATTCGCCATCTGTATAACAAGCTGTAATACAACTAATAAAGAAGAAATTCTTAAAGAAACAGTTTCTGACATCCATGTTGTAGGTACGATGAAAAATGTCATATGGAAAGGAGAACTAGAAGGTCGCATCAGTTTAGATACTATTTCCGATAAAAAAGGGCTTTACGGACTTGGCCCGGAAAGTTATCTGAAAGGAGAATTGCTGATCAACAACGGAATCTGTTATGTTTCTGAGGTTACATCCGATTCAACTATGACTGTCGAAAAAAAGTTTGATGTTTCTGCGCCATTTTTTGTTTATGCTAATGTAAGTGAATGGAATGAAATTGAATTGCCTTCAACGATCAAAACCATCCCGGAACTGGAACAATTCATTGAGGAAAGAACCAGAGAAAAGAAACGTCCTTTTGCCTTTAAATTAAAAGGTACTGTTTCAAAAGCGGTCATTCATATTCAGAATTTACCGGAAGGAACTCAGGTTGCCTCTCCGGATGATGCCCATAAAGGACAGGTTAAGTATGAACTGGAAAATACAACCAGTGATATCATTGGATTTTTCTCTACTGAACACAAAGGTATCTTTACGCATCACGATTCCTATTTACACATGCATTTAATTACAGAAGACGAAAGTAAAATGGGGCATTTAGATGACATAGAAATCAATACCATGACGTTATATTTGCCCAAAAACTAAATTGAGTTAAAAATTAAGAAATAGCTATTACATGAATCCGATTCGTTCCAAATCATTAAAAAAAGTAATGCAATATGCCAAACCGTATCAAAAAAGGTTTAATTGGGTTATTGTCTGGGCTATTTTACTTTCTGTTTTCGCTGCTGCACGCCCTTATTTGTTAAAACAAACTGTTGATAAATACCTGAGTACACACGATAGTACGGGCTTGTTGATCTATGTTATCATCATGGCAACAGTTCTTCTCTTTGAGGTTGTTTCCCAATTTTATTTTACCTATTGGGCAAATTGGTTAGGACAGGATATTATAAAAGACATTCGAGATAAATTATTCAAACATATTACTTCGTTCCGATTGCAATATTTTGATAAAGAACCGGTAGGAAAACTTGTTACCCGAACCGTTTCAGATATCGAATCCATTGCAAGTATCTTCAGTCAGGGTTTATTCATGATCGTAAGTGATGTATTGAAGATGATCGTTATCATCGGGATCATGTTTTATATGAACTGGCAACTTACTTTGATCGTTCTTTTGGCTATGCCGATCTTAGTTTATGCTACGCATATTTTCCAACAAAAAATGAAAGTGGCTTTTAATGAAGTTCGCAATCAGGTTGCTAATCTGAATACGTTTGTTCAGGAACGTTTAACCGGAATGAAAATCGTACAGTTGTTCAACCGGGAGCAAATTGAATATGAAAAATTTAAGGTTATCAATGCTAAACACAACAAAGCCTGGCTTAAAAACATTTTATATAACTCGATCTTCTTCCCTATTGCCGATATTGTTTCCTCTTTTACATTAGCGGTTATTGTATGGTATGGAGGAAAAGAAATTATCCATGGTGATGCTGGCACTTCATTCGGTGATCTTTTTGCTTACACCATGTTGATTACCATGCTCTTTAACCCGTTGCGCCAAATTGCAGATAAATTCAATGTTATGCAAATGGGAATTATTGCAGCCGAAAGAGTTTTTGAAATTTTAGAGACCGAAAGCCACATACAGAACGTCGGAACTGTTGAAGCCCGGCACTTTGAAGGTAATATCAGCCTTAAGGACGTTCGCTTCAGCTATATCAAAGGAGAAGAAATTCTGAAAGGGATCAATCTCGAGGTAAATTCTGGAGAAACCATTGCTATTGTGGGAAGCACGGGTGCCGGAAAATCAACTATCATTAATTTACTGAATCGTTTCTACGAGATAGATTCAGGAGAAATTGCAATTGACTCTGTCCCTATCCAGGATTACACCATAGAAAGCCTCAGAAAACAAATCAGTGTGGTGCTACAGGATGTTTTCTTGTTTGCCGATACCATTCTGAATAATATTACATTATACAACGATTCGATTACCAAAGAAGATGTGATACTCGCCGCGCAAAAAATAGGAGTTCATGATTTTATCATGAGTTTACCGAACAATTACGATTATAATGTAAAAGAACGTGGCGTGATGCTTTCTTCCGGACAACGCCAATTGATCGCTTTTTTAAGAGCCTATGTCTCTAACCCGAGTATTTTGATCTTGGATGAAGCCACATCCTCTATTGATACTTATTCGGAAGAACTGATCCAGCAAGCTACCGAAAAGATCACTCAGGATAGAACATCTATTGTTATTGCCCACCGTTTGGCAACCATTATCAATGCTGATAGGATCATCGTTATGGACAAAGGTCAGATCGTTGAACAAGGTACACATCAGGAATTACTTAAAATTACAGATGGTATCTACAAAGGTTTATACGAAGCTCAATTTGCTTTAAATCAATAATTAAAACAAAAACAATTGGTAACGATTGGAATCGATTACGAATTAAAAATAAATGCTTAAATTCGCAAACAATAATAAACAAACCAAAAATATTTTAAAAGGGAAAGCACATTGTCCTTTTCTCTTTTTAGATTAAAAAACAAATAACTGAATTACAATGAAATACGACATCATCGTTTTAGGAAGTGGTCCGGGTGGTTATGTTACTGCCATTAGAGCCTCACAATTAGGTTTTAAAGTAGCTGTTATAGAAAAAGAAAATTTAGGTGGTATTTGCCTGAATTGGGGATGTATCCCGACGAAAGCTTTATTAAAATCGGCTCAGGTTTTTGATTATTTAAAACATGCCGGTGATTACGGACTAAAAGTTGAAAATTTCGATAAAGATTTTAATGCTGTAGTTGCCCGTTCGCGTTCTGTTGCGGAAGGAATGAGTAAAGGTGTTCAATTCTTAATGAAAAAGAACAAAATTGATGTTATCGATGGTTTCGGAAAAATAAAACCGGGTAAAAAAGTTGATGTAACCGCAGCTGACGGAAAAGTAACGGAATACAGTGCTGATCATATTATCATTGCTACCGGAGCCCGTTCGCGTGAATTGCCTAACCTACCGCAAGACGGAAAAAAAGTGATCGGTTACCGTCAGGCTATGACGTTACCGGAGCAACCTAAGAAAATGATCGTTGTAGGTTCAGGAGCTATCGGGGTTGAGTTTGCTCACTTCTATAACTCAATGGGAACAGAAGTTACCATTGTTGAGTTCATGCCGAACATTGTACCGGTTGAAGATGAAGACGTATCCAAACAGTTTGAGCGCTCTCTGAAAAAAGCAGGGATCAACATTATGACAAATTCTTCTGTGGAAAAAGTTGACACAAGCGGTGCCGGCGTGAAAGCTACAGTGAAAACGCCAAAAGGAGAAGAAATCCTTGAAGCAGATATTGTTCTTTCAGCTGTAGGAATCAAATCAAACATCGAAAATATCGGATTAGAAGAAGTAGGTATTGCTACTGACAGAGATAAAATTTTAGTTAATGCTTACTACCAGACTAACGTTCCCGGTTATTATGCCATCGGAGACGTAGTTCCGGGACAAGCTTTAGCGCACGTTGCTTCTGCTGAAGGTATCCTTTGTGTTGAAAAGATCAAAGGTATGCACGTAGAACCGTTAGATTACGGTAATATTCCGGGTTGTACGTATGCTACTCCTGAAATTGCATCTGTTGGTTTAACTGAGAAAAAAGCAAAAGAAGCCGGATACGAAATTAAAGTGGGGAAATTCCCGTTCTCTGCTTCCGGAAAGGCAAAAGCAGCCGGAACACCTGACGGATTTGTAAAAGTAATCTTTGATGCGAAATACGGTGAATGGTTAGGCTGTCACATGATAGGTGCCGGAGTAACCGATATGATTGCTGAAGCTGTTGTAGCACGAAAATTAGAGACAACCGGTCACGAAATCTTAAAAGCAGTTCACCCTCACCCTACTATGAGTGAAGCCGTTATGGAAGCCGTAGCTGATGCTTATGATGAAGTAATCCACTTATAATTCTCTTAGAAGAAAAGAGGAAAAAAATAGACTTAAAGAGGCTGTATCAGAAATACTTTTACAGCCTCTTTTTATTTAAAAAAAATTGACAGGCTTAAATTGATATCAACATGCGTTTTTTTCATGTGATACCATTACTTCGCTTAAAACTTTAACCTGTTAAACTACTTTTTTCTTTAGTTCATCCAAAATAAATAGTACTTTAGGACGTTAAACAAAAAGAGTGAGAATACCGTATCGATACATATTTATTTTAATCTTCATTTTTTTAAGTTGTAAGCAACTGAATGCCCAGATCACAGTCCAACGCAAAGACTCTACAACAATCTATCACGATATTTACAATTACTCAAAAAAGGGAAAGTTCTCCAAGTTCATGTATCGGTTATTTTTCCGTCCTTCCAGCTTATCTACAGCTACTTTGATTGATAATGAAAAGGAACGCCAGAAAAAAGAAGAAAAGATCCGGGAAGTTAATCATTCATCAAATGGTAAAGTGATCCGGAATGTCTATATTAAAACTCTGGATCCTTTCGGGTATTCCTTACAAGACAGTACACGCAGTCCTAAAACCGGATTTGAACGCTTTGGAAATTCAGTTCATGTCAAAACCAATGAATTTACAGTACAGAACTTGCTTTTATTTAAACAATACGATCGTTGCGATACTTTAAAATTACAAGAGACAGAGCGTTTGATCCGTAGTCAGCGTTATGTACGACAGGTTACTGTCCTACCCCAACCTACCCAAAGTCAGGATTCTATTGATGTTTATGTAACCTTATTAGATTCGTGGAGTTTAATTCCGACAGGAAATATCACTTCCGGTGATTGGGAAGCCAAACTAACGGAGCGAAATATTATGGGGTACGGTCATAAAATATCCGGAAGTTATAAAGAAGAATTTGCGACTAAGCGCAATGCTCATTATGCCCAATACACTATAAACAACATTAAGAACAGTTATATTTCATTTGACCTGATATATCAAAAGGACTATTATAGTAACAGTTCAAGAAGTATTGGTCTCACCCGAAACTTTTTCTCTCCGTTAACTAAAAATGCGGGAGGTGTCTATTTTGAAAACAGAGAAGCAACCGAAAACTTCTTTTATCCTGATAGTACCTACAGGCAAACTGTAAAAACAGAATATCAGGAATATTGGTACGGAAGGGCTTTTAAAATTTTAAAACCGGACACTTATTTAGGTAAAACAACTAATTTAATTACTTCGATTACCTTTAACAAAAAGATATATACTGAAGTCCCCGATGCAACGTTTGATCCTACTTCTTTTTTTGCTTCTGAAAACAATATTATAGGTCAGGTAGCTTTCACCGCTCAGAAATACTATAAGGACAGTTATTTATTCAATTACGGTATTACTGAAGACGTTCCTTATGGTAGTATTTATGCGCTTATCTTTGGGAAGCAAACTAAAAACGGTGATAACCGATCGTATTTCGGTGCTAAATTTGCTAAAGGAAAACGTTACCCTTTCGGTTATTTAACTGCTACCACCGAATGGGGAACCTTTATCAACGACGGAAAATCAGAACAAACCGCCTTCTCTGTCGGATTTCAATATATCAGTCCTTTGTGGAGTATCGGTTCGTGGCGTTACCGTCAGTTCATTAAGCCCAGTTATACCTGGGGTAACAATCGGGACGCTTCCGTCAAAGACCAGTTAAGCCTAAACAATACAAATGGTTTACAAGATTTTACCGATGGTATAACCGGAACCCAAAGATGGCTTTTAGCCATGCAAATGCAAACGTATGTTCCGAAAGACTGGTACGGTTTTCACTTTAGTCCGTATGCCAACATAACTTTGGGAGCCTTAGCCGATAATACTAAAAATTTGTTCCAAAGCAAAGTATATCCTAAATTCAGTCTGGGTGTATTGATCAACAATGACTATTTGGTTTTCAACAGTTTTCAGATCTCCTTCTCTTATTATCCTACTATTCCGTATGAAGGAGACAACATCTTAAAAAGCAATTCATTGGAAAATAACGATTTAAAATTATCGGATTACCAAGTAGGAAAACCTGCTTATATTTTGTATCAGTGATTTAATTATTAAAAAAAACTTATTTCTATTCTAAATAAGTTTTTACTATGAAGAGCACAAAATGATAATAACAAATTTAGAATTCACTTTTTATTTGTATATTTACATACCGAACGGTCGGTTTTAAAGAATATATAAAAAATGAATAAATCAAAAATTATCATTGCATTATTAGTTTTGTCTGCCATCAACTTAACTGTAATGGTACCCGGAGGAGGCATTGACACGAGAGATTTTTCCCATATTCCATTATCTATCTTATCTGTATTTAACATTTTTCTTACTACACTCGGGATGATTAGTTTGTTTCTATCCTACTTTATTTTTCGAAAATATAAATGGAGTATACTAGTGGCGTTTATTTGTGGACTTAGTTACTTTTTAGTCTATGTCTTAGATTTTGCACACATTTTTCCAAAATCACCCGATTCAATGCCACAACTTTTAGTTTTTTTAGAAGCTATAGGAATTATTCTTTCAATACCACTTATTCTATTATCATTCAATCAAACAAAAAAAATGAAAAGCAGCCAAGATAAATCTAAATTATCTTATAACTTGTATCGGCTCGTTGCATTTGCAATTATAGTAGGTATTGCGATTATTGTTTTTGCTACCAAATCTGCAATGACCGGAAAGTAATGAATAGTAAAGAAAAAATATTATCAACTGCATTTAAATTGTTTATCAACAATGGTTATCACAATACTTCAATGCAACAATTAGTTGAAGCTTCCAAGCTATCAAAAGGAGCCTTCTATCATTATTTCAAAAGCAAAAATGATCTTTATAATCAAGTAATAGAACACTATTTTTTATCCTTTTACAAAGAAGTAGATTGGGAAACGTACGAGCAAATGGAACTTTCCGTTGAACAGATTGAACAGGAAATACAGAATTTTTATTTGAATTTCGTTCCTAAAATATTATCACTAACAGAAAAAGGATTTTCGGAATATTACATAATGTATTTTGAAGCATATAATCTTCTTCCCGAATTCAGACAAGAAGTACAAAAATTTTACAAAAATTTGGAAAAAATTATTATTA
Proteins encoded in this window:
- a CDS encoding acetolactate decarboxylase, yielding MTIKKIITGLFAICITSCNTTNKEEILKETVSDIHVVGTMKNVIWKGELEGRISLDTISDKKGLYGLGPESYLKGELLINNGICYVSEVTSDSTMTVEKKFDVSAPFFVYANVSEWNEIELPSTIKTIPELEQFIEERTREKKRPFAFKLKGTVSKAVIHIQNLPEGTQVASPDDAHKGQVKYELENTTSDIIGFFSTEHKGIFTHHDSYLHMHLITEDESKMGHLDDIEINTMTLYLPKN
- a CDS encoding ABC transporter ATP-binding protein, whose product is MNPIRSKSLKKVMQYAKPYQKRFNWVIVWAILLSVFAAARPYLLKQTVDKYLSTHDSTGLLIYVIIMATVLLFEVVSQFYFTYWANWLGQDIIKDIRDKLFKHITSFRLQYFDKEPVGKLVTRTVSDIESIASIFSQGLFMIVSDVLKMIVIIGIMFYMNWQLTLIVLLAMPILVYATHIFQQKMKVAFNEVRNQVANLNTFVQERLTGMKIVQLFNREQIEYEKFKVINAKHNKAWLKNILYNSIFFPIADIVSSFTLAVIVWYGGKEIIHGDAGTSFGDLFAYTMLITMLFNPLRQIADKFNVMQMGIIAAERVFEILETESHIQNVGTVEARHFEGNISLKDVRFSYIKGEEILKGINLEVNSGETIAIVGSTGAGKSTIINLLNRFYEIDSGEIAIDSVPIQDYTIESLRKQISVVLQDVFLFADTILNNITLYNDSITKEDVILAAQKIGVHDFIMSLPNNYDYNVKERGVMLSSGQRQLIAFLRAYVSNPSILILDEATSSIDTYSEELIQQATEKITQDRTSIVIAHRLATIINADRIIVMDKGQIVEQGTHQELLKITDGIYKGLYEAQFALNQ
- the lpdA gene encoding dihydrolipoyl dehydrogenase translates to MKYDIIVLGSGPGGYVTAIRASQLGFKVAVIEKENLGGICLNWGCIPTKALLKSAQVFDYLKHAGDYGLKVENFDKDFNAVVARSRSVAEGMSKGVQFLMKKNKIDVIDGFGKIKPGKKVDVTAADGKVTEYSADHIIIATGARSRELPNLPQDGKKVIGYRQAMTLPEQPKKMIVVGSGAIGVEFAHFYNSMGTEVTIVEFMPNIVPVEDEDVSKQFERSLKKAGINIMTNSSVEKVDTSGAGVKATVKTPKGEEILEADIVLSAVGIKSNIENIGLEEVGIATDRDKILVNAYYQTNVPGYYAIGDVVPGQALAHVASAEGILCVEKIKGMHVEPLDYGNIPGCTYATPEIASVGLTEKKAKEAGYEIKVGKFPFSASGKAKAAGTPDGFVKVIFDAKYGEWLGCHMIGAGVTDMIAEAVVARKLETTGHEILKAVHPHPTMSEAVMEAVADAYDEVIHL
- a CDS encoding BamA/TamA family outer membrane protein; this translates as MYRLFFRPSSLSTATLIDNEKERQKKEEKIREVNHSSNGKVIRNVYIKTLDPFGYSLQDSTRSPKTGFERFGNSVHVKTNEFTVQNLLLFKQYDRCDTLKLQETERLIRSQRYVRQVTVLPQPTQSQDSIDVYVTLLDSWSLIPTGNITSGDWEAKLTERNIMGYGHKISGSYKEEFATKRNAHYAQYTINNIKNSYISFDLIYQKDYYSNSSRSIGLTRNFFSPLTKNAGGVYFENREATENFFYPDSTYRQTVKTEYQEYWYGRAFKILKPDTYLGKTTNLITSITFNKKIYTEVPDATFDPTSFFASENNIIGQVAFTAQKYYKDSYLFNYGITEDVPYGSIYALIFGKQTKNGDNRSYFGAKFAKGKRYPFGYLTATTEWGTFINDGKSEQTAFSVGFQYISPLWSIGSWRYRQFIKPSYTWGNNRDASVKDQLSLNNTNGLQDFTDGITGTQRWLLAMQMQTYVPKDWYGFHFSPYANITLGALADNTKNLFQSKVYPKFSLGVLINNDYLVFNSFQISFSYYPTIPYEGDNILKSNSLENNDLKLSDYQVGKPAYILYQ
- a CDS encoding TetR/AcrR family transcriptional regulator, producing MNSKEKILSTAFKLFINNGYHNTSMQQLVEASKLSKGAFYHYFKSKNDLYNQVIEHYFLSFYKEVDWETYEQMELSVEQIEQEIQNFYLNFVPKILSLTEKGFSEYYIMYFEAYNLLPEFRQEVQKFYKNLEKIIINAKNNKTESLKIATTMVSKYEGILFLLAIRPNLKINDLMEQISE